A genomic segment from Agrobacterium vitis encodes:
- a CDS encoding alpha-D-ribose 1-methylphosphonate 5-phosphate C-P-lyase PhnJ has translation MITEVSLADEIATYNFAYLDEQTKRMIRRAILKAIAIPGYQVPFASREMPMPYGWGTGGVQVTAAILGPEDVLKVIDQGADDTTNAVSIRAFFQKVANVAVTTHTSEATIIQTRHRIPEEKLRAGQVLVYQVPIPEPLRFLEPRETETRKMHALEEYGLMHVKLYEDIARNGRIATTYAYPVKVAGRYVMDPSPTPKFDNPKMHRSEALQLFGAGREKRIYAVPPYTDVVSLDFEDHPFTVQSFDKPCALCGAEHVYLDEVILDDKGGRMFVCSDTDHCEDRRAKGHRGEMLAETQQEEAAQ, from the coding sequence ATGATTACGGAAGTTTCATTAGCGGACGAAATTGCTACTTATAATTTTGCCTATCTGGATGAGCAGACAAAGCGGATGATCCGCCGGGCGATCCTGAAGGCCATTGCCATCCCCGGTTATCAGGTGCCGTTCGCCTCGCGCGAAATGCCAATGCCCTATGGCTGGGGTACCGGCGGCGTCCAGGTGACGGCGGCGATCCTTGGGCCGGAAGACGTGTTGAAGGTGATCGACCAGGGCGCCGACGACACCACCAATGCCGTGTCGATCCGGGCGTTTTTCCAGAAGGTCGCCAATGTGGCGGTCACCACCCACACAAGCGAAGCCACCATCATCCAGACCCGCCACCGGATTCCCGAGGAAAAGCTGCGGGCGGGCCAGGTTCTGGTCTATCAGGTGCCGATCCCGGAACCTCTGCGCTTCCTGGAGCCCCGCGAGACAGAGACACGCAAGATGCATGCCTTGGAAGAATACGGGCTGATGCATGTGAAGCTTTATGAAGACATTGCCCGCAATGGCCGGATTGCCACCACCTATGCCTATCCGGTCAAGGTGGCGGGCCGCTATGTGATGGACCCGTCGCCAACGCCGAAATTCGACAATCCGAAAATGCACCGGTCAGAGGCCCTGCAATTGTTCGGCGCGGGCCGTGAAAAGCGGATCTATGCCGTGCCGCCCTATACCGATGTCGTCAGCTTGGATTTCGAGGATCATCCTTTCACGGTGCAAAGCTTCGACAAGCCCTGCGCGCTCTGCGGGGCCGAGCATGTCTATCTCGATGAAGTGATCCTAGACGACAAGGGCGGGCGAATGTTCGTCTGCTCCGACACCGACCATTGCGAGGATCGCCGCGCCAAAGGTCATCGGGGTGAGATGCTGGCCGAAACACAGCAGGAGGAGGCTGCCCAATGA
- the phnK gene encoding phosphonate C-P lyase system protein PhnK: MTQQPLLKVRDLSKFYGRRIGCANVSFDLWPGEVLAVVGESGSGKTTLLSCLSTRLMPTTGSVDYRMRDGAYRELYHMSEAERRFLMRTDWGFVHQNPADGLRMTVSAGANVGERLMAVGERHYGNIRATATDWLDRVEIAADRIDDQPRAFSGGMRQRLQIARNLVTNPRLVFMDEPTGGLDVSVQARLLDLVRGLVADLGLSVIVVTHDLAVARLLSHRMMVMKDGHVIEQGLTDRVLDDPREPYTQLLVSSILQV, from the coding sequence ATGACCCAGCAACCGCTTTTGAAGGTCCGCGACCTGTCGAAATTCTACGGACGGCGGATCGGCTGCGCCAATGTCTCCTTCGATCTCTGGCCGGGGGAAGTGCTGGCCGTGGTCGGCGAATCCGGTTCCGGCAAGACGACGCTGCTGTCCTGCCTGTCCACGCGACTGATGCCGACCACCGGCAGTGTCGATTACCGGATGCGTGACGGTGCCTACCGCGAGCTTTATCACATGAGCGAGGCCGAGCGGCGCTTTCTGATGCGCACTGACTGGGGCTTCGTTCACCAGAACCCCGCCGATGGCCTGCGGATGACCGTTTCAGCCGGGGCCAATGTCGGCGAGCGGTTGATGGCGGTCGGCGAGCGGCATTATGGCAATATCCGCGCCACCGCCACCGATTGGCTGGACCGGGTGGAAATCGCCGCTGACCGCATCGACGACCAGCCGCGCGCCTTTTCCGGCGGCATGCGGCAGAGGTTGCAGATCGCCCGCAATCTCGTCACCAATCCGCGTCTGGTGTTCATGGACGAGCCGACCGGCGGGCTGGATGTATCGGTGCAGGCCCGGCTTCTGGATCTGGTGCGTGGGTTGGTGGCTGATCTTGGCCTGTCGGTCATCGTCGTCACCCATGACCTCGCTGTTGCAAGGCTGCTGTCGCACAGGATGATGGTGATGAAGGACGGCCATGTGATCGAGCAGGGTCTGACCGACCGGGTGCTGGACGACCCGCGCGAACCTTATACGCAATTGCTCGTCTCCTCGATTCTTCAAGTGTGA
- a CDS encoding carbon-phosphorus lyase complex subunit PhnI, producing the protein MYVAVKGGETAIANAHSLLADRRRGDRSLPTMTVDQIVEQLALAVGRVMAEASLYDRKLAALAIKQARGDMIEAIFLLRAYRTTLPRFGLSEPVDTGAMLIERRISATYKDLPGGQLLGPTFDYTHRLLDPSLLEEGDVEPPVQKIPTSEAAMRVSDILREEGLIEPDGDMPEDHLAGDITRQPIEFPMARDLRLQSLARGDEGFLLALAYSTQRGYGRSHPFAGEIRLGEVEVEMDVPELGFAVSLGRIQVTECQMVNQFKGSSKAPPQFTRGYGLVFGQSERKAMAMSLVDRSLRAEELGEDITAPAQDQEFVLSHCDNVQATGFVEHLKLPHYVDFQAELDLVRRMRSEHEQARQQGLDLSEAAE; encoded by the coding sequence ATGTATGTTGCTGTAAAGGGCGGCGAGACCGCCATTGCCAATGCCCACAGCCTGCTGGCCGATCGTCGCCGGGGTGATCGAAGCCTGCCGACAATGACCGTCGATCAGATTGTCGAGCAATTGGCGCTGGCCGTTGGCCGCGTCATGGCCGAGGCCTCTCTTTATGATCGCAAGCTCGCGGCGCTGGCCATCAAGCAGGCGCGGGGCGATATGATCGAGGCGATTTTCCTGCTGCGTGCCTATCGCACCACGCTGCCGCGGTTTGGCCTGTCAGAGCCGGTCGATACCGGCGCGATGTTAATCGAACGGCGGATTTCCGCCACTTACAAGGATTTGCCCGGCGGCCAGCTGTTGGGGCCAACTTTCGACTATACTCACCGTTTGCTCGACCCGTCATTGTTGGAAGAGGGCGACGTTGAGCCGCCGGTCCAGAAAATCCCAACCAGCGAAGCCGCTATGCGGGTCTCCGACATCTTGCGCGAGGAAGGGTTGATCGAACCCGATGGCGACATGCCGGAGGATCATCTGGCCGGTGATATTACCCGCCAGCCTATCGAGTTTCCGATGGCGCGGGATTTGCGGCTGCAATCGCTGGCCCGTGGCGATGAAGGATTCCTTCTGGCGCTCGCCTATTCCACCCAGCGCGGCTATGGCCGCAGCCATCCTTTTGCTGGCGAAATCCGCCTGGGCGAGGTTGAGGTGGAGATGGATGTGCCGGAGCTTGGTTTTGCCGTGTCGCTTGGGCGTATTCAGGTCACGGAATGCCAGATGGTCAACCAGTTCAAGGGATCGTCAAAGGCCCCGCCGCAATTCACCCGGGGCTATGGCCTGGTTTTTGGACAGAGTGAGCGCAAGGCGATGGCCATGTCGCTGGTGGATCGGTCACTGCGCGCCGAAGAACTGGGCGAAGATATCACCGCCCCTGCCCAGGACCAGGAATTTGTGTTGTCCCATTGTGACAATGTGCAGGCAACAGGCTTTGTCGAGCATCTGAAGCTGCCGCATTACGTGGATTTTCAGGCAGAACTCGATCTGGTGCGGCGGATGCGATCCGAGCATGAACAGGCCCGCCAGCAAGGGCTGGACCTGAGCGAGGCAGCGGAATGA